A window of Macrotis lagotis isolate mMagLag1 chromosome X, bilby.v1.9.chrom.fasta, whole genome shotgun sequence contains these coding sequences:
- the CXH5orf52 gene encoding uncharacterized protein C5orf52 homolog: protein MAALQKLCVPADAPSERPRPEGPRDGRPHVAFMQPRHSQVPVLFSLMNASEVAVKKFLPRSHLSRVIIRDNLSAQRLYELEIRAADKTKKKMGHLFDHLKKKFLTDQLRKLIRWRREALPIQRYLESIHHYQNEPYVKPKKKPPKFAEIRVHQEQ, encoded by the exons ATGGCCGCGCTGCAGAAGCTCTGCGTGCCGGCCGACGCGCCCTCGGAGCGGCCGCGGCCCGAGGGGCCCCGGGACGGCCGGCCGCACGTGGCCTTCATGCAGCCCCGCCACTCCCAGGTCCCCGTGCTCTTCAG CCTGATGAACGCCAGCGAGGTGGCGGTGAAGAAGTTCCTCCCCAGGAGCCACCTGTCCCGGGTCATCATTCGGGACAACCTGAGCGCGCAGCGCCTCTACGAGCTGGAG ATAAGAGCAGCAGATAAGACTAAGAAGAAAATGGGCCACCTCTTTGACCAtctgaagaaaaagtttttgacagaCCAGCTGAGGAAGCTGATCCGTTGGCGCCGGGAAGCACTGCCCATTCAGAGATACTTGGAAAGCATCCATCATTACCAAAATGAGCCCTATGTGAAGCCCAAGAAGAAGCCCCCCAAATTTGCTGAGATCAGAGTCCatcaagagcaataa